The proteins below are encoded in one region of Neoasaia chiangmaiensis:
- a CDS encoding SDR family oxidoreductase, translating to MTKQIAVVTGAGAGIGRATVRMLASLGFDIALLGRNEERLADAVAELAEKHVRLLAIPVDVSDAELLRAAAARVESELGPITVWINAAGQAAFGPAISLDAETIQRVTNVTYLGSVYGTQAALECMRRRGTGTIVNLGMSQVLRGLPMQSANVAAHAAITAFCDSLRPEIRRLGDRIDITVVHLPSINTPRLGWSRNRTGHSLKPVGRIYEPEVAANAISHAIFGHHRELWVGAGGVLPSIAAVLAPGLRDRFLARFGFSRQFDKVPLDATSDTLTDSLPGAFAAHGPYEAVPYRDKGRPPLLLTAPLRLGLITGGAILAGLLLRHRR from the coding sequence ATGACCAAACAAATCGCCGTCGTCACCGGTGCTGGCGCCGGAATCGGGCGCGCGACAGTGCGGATGCTGGCGTCGCTGGGTTTCGATATCGCCCTGCTCGGCCGTAACGAGGAACGGCTGGCGGATGCCGTGGCAGAACTGGCCGAGAAGCATGTCCGTCTTCTCGCCATCCCGGTGGACGTCTCTGACGCAGAGCTTCTCCGGGCCGCCGCCGCCCGCGTCGAAAGCGAACTGGGGCCGATCACGGTATGGATCAACGCAGCCGGGCAAGCCGCTTTCGGACCGGCGATATCGCTTGATGCCGAGACAATCCAACGTGTGACGAATGTCACCTATCTCGGCAGCGTCTATGGCACGCAAGCGGCGCTGGAATGCATGCGACGGCGTGGGACTGGCACCATCGTCAATCTCGGCATGTCGCAGGTGCTGCGTGGCCTGCCGATGCAATCGGCCAACGTCGCCGCTCATGCGGCCATCACGGCCTTCTGCGACAGCCTTCGCCCTGAAATCCGCCGCCTCGGCGATCGTATCGACATCACTGTCGTGCACCTGCCGTCCATCAATACGCCACGCCTCGGCTGGAGCCGCAATCGCACAGGCCACAGCCTCAAACCCGTCGGGCGCATTTACGAGCCTGAGGTCGCGGCGAACGCGATTTCCCATGCGATCTTCGGACATCACCGCGAGCTATGGGTCGGAGCCGGTGGCGTATTACCAAGCATCGCAGCCGTTCTGGCGCCAGGGCTGAGAGATCGGTTCCTGGCCCGATTCGGTTTCTCGCGGCAATTCGATAAGGTGCCGCTGGACGCCACGTCCGACACGCTGACGGACAGCCTGCCCGGCGCCTTCGCTGCCCATGGCCCCTATGAGGCCGTTCCCTATCGCGACAAGGGTCGACCGCCGCTTCTGTTGACGGCCCCGCTGCGGCTGGGCCTGATTACAGGCGGTGCGATTCTGGCGGGCCTGCTTCTTCGGCATCGCCGATAG
- a CDS encoding YqaA family protein: MLDRLYQWTMRLAASPNAAFWLFGIAFAEASFFPLPVDLLLIPMVLARRDRAWMLATICTIGSVAGGVLGWMIGAFLLQHVALPIVHFYHAETTLRALQARFVQYGIAIILIKGLTPIPFKIVTIAAGAAHFSLLPFIAASIVTRGARFFLVAGLLRIFGEPIQAFIERRLTLVLTAFLILVVVGIAALKYL, from the coding sequence TTGCTCGATCGTCTTTATCAATGGACCATGAGGCTGGCGGCGTCGCCGAACGCGGCATTCTGGCTCTTCGGCATCGCATTCGCGGAAGCGTCGTTCTTTCCCTTGCCGGTCGATCTTCTGCTGATCCCCATGGTTCTCGCACGACGCGACCGGGCATGGATGCTGGCGACGATCTGCACGATCGGTAGCGTTGCCGGGGGCGTCCTCGGGTGGATGATCGGCGCCTTCCTGTTGCAGCACGTCGCGCTGCCGATCGTCCATTTCTACCACGCGGAAACAACGCTGCGGGCGTTGCAGGCACGCTTCGTGCAGTATGGTATTGCGATCATCCTCATCAAGGGACTGACGCCGATCCCTTTCAAGATCGTCACCATCGCCGCCGGCGCGGCACATTTTTCGTTATTACCCTTCATCGCCGCGAGCATCGTGACACGGGGCGCGCGCTTCTTCCTGGTCGCCGGATTATTGCGGATATTCGGCGAACCGATACAGGCATTCATCGAGCGTCGCTTGACACTCGTCCTGACCGCGTTCCTGATTCTCGTCGTCGTGGGTATTGCGGCGTTGAAGTATCTTTGA
- a CDS encoding GlcG/HbpS family heme-binding protein: MAWVVAVASGSVTVPAMAQHLVTTQKLDWRTAEKLAALAVEDCAGKGWSVTAAVVDPTGHEQVVIKGDTVPLQSLSVSYRKAYTAYSYGQAFDKDTTSALIDAHLSGPPNGALNTIPEVLFVPGGVTLRKADRTVLGGIGVSGAPGGEKDEACAMEAVRKMQPEFH; encoded by the coding sequence ATGGCATGGGTGGTGGCAGTAGCATCCGGATCGGTCACGGTGCCGGCCATGGCGCAGCATCTGGTCACGACACAAAAACTGGACTGGCGCACGGCGGAGAAACTCGCGGCACTTGCCGTGGAAGACTGCGCCGGCAAAGGCTGGTCCGTGACCGCGGCGGTCGTCGATCCGACCGGGCATGAACAGGTCGTCATCAAGGGCGATACGGTACCATTGCAATCGCTCTCCGTATCGTATCGGAAGGCCTATACGGCATATTCCTATGGGCAGGCGTTCGACAAGGATACGACGAGCGCGTTGATCGACGCGCATCTCTCCGGCCCTCCCAACGGCGCCTTGAATACGATCCCGGAAGTGCTGTTCGTTCCGGGCGGCGTGACACTGCGCAAGGCCGACCGAACGGTGCTCGGCGGCATCGGCGTTTCAGGTGCGCCCGGCGGGGAAAAGGATGAGGCTTGTGCCATGGAAGCCGTCCGAAAGATGCAGCCGGAATTTCACTGA
- a CDS encoding ATP-binding protein, whose product MAGLTIHALDHLDVVRRTELRENQHHAFSIYRTIAETEPAARPATLNELHIPSNFTVVLSDRPDQKLHGTDIPMPLRVLEAARRTFLSRHPMDGAPGMPPPGMMPHGMPPPPGPDFGPDPDAGRRFEPPHDPRMNLAEELPPILHVAMLPPRLYPRRIIIGHPPQSRFYAISLLLPDEKCWLIVTFREQRASPFDSPTFLIAFLLMTVSGGALILWGTQRLISPVATLAQAAESLGRDVNAPPLPENGPTEISRAAIAFNTMAARIRRFVTDRTVMLTAIGHDLRTPITRLKLRAEFIEDDELRDKFLADLDEMENMVSATLAFGRDSASREPLVSLELSALLQTITDEASEGAPDFADQISFDAPAVPVRIKARSLALKRALTNLVMNAIKYGGGAHVILAAPYTVKRGAKDERWVKVVIEDSGPGLPPEDLERMFEPFVRAEQSRNRETGGTGLGLAIARSIVRAQGGDVRLENRREGGLRAIVTLLV is encoded by the coding sequence ATGGCCGGGCTCACCATCCATGCGCTGGACCATCTGGATGTCGTCAGACGTACGGAACTGCGCGAAAACCAGCATCACGCCTTTTCTATCTATCGCACAATTGCCGAGACGGAGCCTGCCGCACGCCCGGCGACCCTGAACGAACTGCATATCCCATCAAATTTCACAGTCGTCTTGTCCGACAGGCCCGACCAGAAATTGCATGGGACCGACATTCCCATGCCGTTACGTGTGCTTGAGGCGGCGCGCCGTACCTTCCTGTCCCGTCACCCGATGGACGGAGCGCCTGGCATGCCGCCGCCCGGTATGATGCCCCACGGAATGCCGCCACCTCCAGGTCCCGATTTCGGACCCGATCCCGATGCAGGGCGCCGATTTGAGCCGCCTCATGATCCACGCATGAACCTTGCAGAGGAACTGCCGCCAATCCTGCATGTGGCAATGCTGCCGCCACGGCTCTACCCGCGCCGCATCATCATCGGTCATCCGCCGCAGTCCCGATTCTATGCCATATCCCTGCTCCTGCCGGATGAAAAATGCTGGTTGATCGTGACTTTCAGGGAACAAAGAGCCAGCCCGTTCGACTCGCCGACCTTTCTCATCGCGTTTCTACTGATGACCGTCAGTGGGGGCGCCCTGATCCTGTGGGGCACGCAGCGGCTGATCTCACCTGTTGCGACGCTTGCTCAGGCTGCCGAGTCGTTGGGGCGCGACGTCAATGCCCCGCCGCTGCCGGAAAACGGACCGACCGAAATCAGCCGCGCGGCCATCGCTTTCAACACCATGGCCGCGCGCATCCGGCGTTTCGTAACGGATCGGACAGTGATGCTGACGGCGATCGGCCACGATCTGCGCACGCCGATCACGCGCCTGAAACTGCGCGCGGAGTTCATCGAGGATGATGAACTCCGGGACAAGTTTCTGGCGGATCTCGACGAGATGGAGAACATGGTATCGGCCACGCTGGCTTTCGGCCGGGACAGCGCATCCCGCGAGCCACTGGTGTCGCTGGAACTCAGCGCCCTGTTGCAGACCATCACGGATGAGGCCAGCGAAGGTGCGCCCGACTTCGCCGACCAGATCAGCTTCGATGCACCAGCCGTTCCGGTTCGCATCAAGGCGCGTTCGCTCGCCCTCAAGCGCGCGCTGACCAATCTGGTGATGAACGCCATCAAATATGGCGGGGGCGCCCATGTCATTCTTGCCGCGCCCTATACGGTCAAACGAGGCGCAAAGGATGAGCGATGGGTGAAGGTGGTGATCGAGGATAGCGGCCCCGGCCTGCCGCCGGAGGATCTGGAACGCATGTTCGAACCGTTTGTCCGCGCCGAGCAGAGCCGCAATCGCGAAACCGGGGGCACCGGTCTCGGGCTGGCGATCGCGCGGAGCATTGTCCGGGCGCAGGGCGGTGACGTGCGGCTGGAGAACCGTCGCGAAGGTGGTCTGCGCGCTATCGTCACGCTGCTTGTGTGA
- a CDS encoding response regulator, with translation MEPIPHLLIVDDDREIRELLSRFLERNHFRVTSARDGREARRAWSAGHYQLVVLDLMLPGESGLDIARWLRSQDNVPIIMLTAMSDETDRIIGLEFGADDYVAKPFNPRELLARIRAVLRRTSETAEKRQAADTRLIRFAGWSLEPSRRRLLNPDGAEVPLTGGEYDLLVALLDRANRVLTRDMLLELLRGRQAGPFDRAIDVAVSRLRRKLEDDGRNAQVIKTVRGGGYVLAAEVERL, from the coding sequence ATGGAACCGATACCGCACCTGCTGATCGTCGATGATGACCGCGAGATTCGCGAGCTTCTGTCGCGCTTCCTCGAACGCAACCACTTTCGCGTCACGTCCGCCCGCGATGGCCGGGAGGCACGACGCGCCTGGTCGGCGGGCCATTACCAGCTTGTCGTGCTCGACCTGATGCTGCCGGGCGAAAGCGGGCTCGATATCGCGCGCTGGCTGCGTAGCCAGGATAACGTGCCGATCATCATGCTGACGGCGATGAGCGACGAGACCGACCGCATCATCGGCCTGGAATTCGGTGCGGATGACTATGTGGCCAAACCGTTCAACCCTCGCGAATTGCTGGCGCGGATCAGGGCCGTTCTGCGGCGCACGAGTGAAACGGCCGAGAAACGTCAGGCAGCCGATACGCGTCTGATCCGGTTCGCCGGCTGGAGTCTGGAACCGAGCCGGCGTCGCCTGCTCAATCCGGATGGTGCGGAAGTGCCGCTTACCGGCGGCGAATACGATCTGCTGGTCGCCCTTCTCGACCGCGCCAACCGCGTTCTGACCCGGGACATGCTGCTCGAATTGCTACGCGGCCGGCAGGCGGGCCCCTTCGATCGGGCGATCGACGTGGCGGTCAGTCGGCTTCGCCGCAAGCTGGAAGACGACGGCCGTAACGCGCAGGTCATCAAGACCGTACGTGGCGGTGGTTACGTTCTGGCTGCCGAGGTCGAACGCCTCTGA
- a CDS encoding cysteine synthase A, giving the protein MTGAIGGTPLIRLKRASEITGCEIFGKAEFMNPGGSVKDRAALAIITDAEDRGVLKPGGTIVEGTAGNTGIGLTLVASARGYRTVIVMPETQSQEKIDFLRMIGADLRLVPAKPFRDPGNYVHVSKRLAEETGAVWANQFDNLANREGHRHTTAVEIWTQTEGKIDSFTCACGTGGTLAGVALGLGDLAHRANAKRPEIVLADPEGSGLYGWVKSGDLSISGNSITEGIGQSRVPGNLDGVMIDDAERIPDAEALAQIFSLQSEEGLSVGGSAGINVAAAIRVARRLGPGHTIVTILCDGGARYQSKLFNPDFLRSKGLPTPSWLS; this is encoded by the coding sequence ATGACCGGCGCCATCGGCGGCACGCCGCTTATTCGCCTGAAGCGCGCATCCGAGATCACGGGATGCGAGATATTCGGCAAGGCGGAGTTCATGAACCCCGGTGGCTCCGTCAAGGATCGCGCCGCCCTGGCAATCATCACCGACGCGGAGGACCGCGGCGTGCTCAAGCCGGGTGGCACGATCGTGGAGGGCACAGCTGGCAATACGGGTATCGGCCTCACCCTCGTTGCCAGCGCACGCGGCTACAGGACCGTCATCGTCATGCCCGAGACCCAGAGCCAGGAGAAAATCGACTTCCTGCGGATGATCGGCGCGGATTTGCGCCTTGTTCCGGCCAAACCTTTTCGCGACCCCGGCAATTACGTGCATGTTTCGAAACGGCTGGCCGAGGAAACTGGCGCGGTCTGGGCAAACCAGTTCGACAACCTTGCGAACCGGGAAGGCCATCGGCACACGACAGCCGTCGAGATATGGACCCAGACCGAAGGCAAGATCGATTCGTTCACATGCGCCTGCGGCACAGGCGGCACGCTGGCCGGCGTGGCCCTGGGGCTCGGCGATCTCGCGCACCGCGCAAACGCCAAACGGCCGGAGATCGTGCTCGCCGATCCGGAAGGTTCGGGACTGTATGGCTGGGTCAAAAGCGGCGATCTCAGCATTTCGGGTAATTCGATCACCGAGGGCATCGGCCAGTCGCGCGTTCCCGGCAACCTCGATGGCGTGATGATCGACGATGCCGAGCGGATTCCCGATGCCGAAGCTCTGGCGCAGATTTTCTCCCTGCAATCGGAAGAGGGACTTTCGGTCGGCGGGTCCGCCGGTATCAATGTCGCCGCCGCAATCCGTGTCGCCAGGCGCCTGGGGCCGGGCCATACGATCGTGACGATCCTGTGCGACGGCGGCGCGCGATATCAGTCCAAGCTCTTCAACCCCGATTTCCTGCGTTCGAAAGGGCTGCCGACGCCATCATGGCTCAGCTGA
- a CDS encoding rhodanese-like domain-containing protein, with protein MAERISAKEAWHALETNPQAVLIDVRTPEEWRVTGVPDLSAMARDVVLLTWNPYDAGAFAAALQRHVPDRQTPVYFICRSGARSQMTADLAEHLTYETSVNVVEGFEGPPDDTGRRGTVCGWQAENLPIRQV; from the coding sequence ATGGCTGAACGTATTTCCGCAAAAGAAGCATGGCACGCGCTGGAAACCAACCCGCAGGCGGTCCTGATCGACGTGCGCACGCCCGAGGAGTGGCGCGTCACGGGTGTGCCCGATCTCTCGGCAATGGCGCGGGACGTCGTTCTGCTGACCTGGAATCCGTATGATGCCGGGGCATTTGCCGCGGCCTTGCAGCGGCATGTTCCGGATCGGCAGACGCCTGTCTATTTCATCTGTCGCTCCGGTGCGCGGTCGCAGATGACCGCCGATCTCGCCGAGCATCTGACATACGAGACGAGCGTCAACGTCGTGGAAGGCTTCGAGGGACCGCCGGACGATACCGGTCGACGCGGTACCGTTTGCGGATGGCAGGCCGAGAATCTGCCGATACGACAGGTGTAA
- a CDS encoding DUF2272 domain-containing protein, translated as MSAFLGGCADTPHPSARPAQTPTAQYASGRVGPVGYDSHVPDFASRNFEPFNRQDAAAIALREWRMFGSPVDDDDPEQRPDAAYAALKPERIPGLWQRIGEYWWIGQDPYETEVSWTGKQDADGQRFDPVHDGHYAWSAAFISYVMRIAGANERFPYSPNHATYINAAASGQASGVRAQDPATYVPQMGDLLCVGRGHSKSVTFSMLPTSYGFPAHCGIVTAVNQNGPPFGHELSIVGGNVDDAVTLTHVPTDARGALADTSGHIYDTRYPWCAVLQILYDADREPDSGD; from the coding sequence GTGTCGGCGTTTCTTGGCGGATGTGCCGATACGCCTCACCCCTCTGCGCGGCCTGCCCAGACGCCCACGGCCCAATATGCGAGCGGGCGTGTAGGGCCGGTCGGCTATGACAGCCACGTGCCGGACTTCGCTTCCCGGAATTTCGAGCCATTTAATCGACAGGACGCCGCCGCCATCGCGCTTCGAGAATGGCGGATGTTTGGCAGCCCTGTCGATGACGACGATCCGGAGCAGCGTCCCGACGCCGCTTATGCAGCACTCAAGCCGGAGCGCATTCCGGGTCTGTGGCAGCGCATCGGCGAATACTGGTGGATCGGGCAGGATCCGTATGAGACGGAAGTCTCATGGACCGGCAAGCAGGACGCCGACGGCCAGCGCTTCGACCCGGTGCATGACGGGCATTATGCATGGTCCGCCGCGTTCATCTCCTACGTCATGCGTATTGCCGGCGCCAATGAACGTTTCCCATATTCGCCGAACCACGCGACATACATCAACGCCGCCGCGTCCGGACAGGCCAGCGGTGTACGCGCTCAGGACCCGGCGACATATGTGCCGCAAATGGGCGACCTGCTATGCGTCGGGCGCGGCCACAGCAAATCCGTGACGTTCTCGATGCTGCCCACCAGCTATGGCTTTCCGGCGCATTGCGGCATCGTCACGGCCGTCAATCAGAACGGACCACCGTTCGGCCACGAACTCAGCATCGTCGGCGGCAATGTGGACGATGCCGTCACGCTAACGCATGTGCCGACGGATGCACGTGGTGCGTTGGCCGATACGAGCGGCCATATCTACGATACGCGTTACCCTTGGTGTGCCGTGCTTCAGATTCTCTACGACGCGGATCGCGAACCCGACAGCGGCGATTAA